A single region of the Elizabethkingia sp. JS20170427COW genome encodes:
- a CDS encoding ATP-binding protein, producing the protein MRFLNKIIFINSADRSLRYAEVNLDGNVHFTGTQGVGKSTLLRAILFFYNADKLKLGISREKKSFDEFYFPYQNSYIIYEIITEINTFCFIAFKNQGRVAFRIIDSAYQKNYFLDDENKAFESWDKIREALNKEGIWHSKIINNYEEYRNIVYGNTPSVAKDLQKYFLIESKQYQNIPRTISNVFLNTKLDAEFVKKTIINSIDDSEAKIDLTLYSQGHLKDFESNIEDLRKWTEKNKNGEIIVQKQAQRIIENFQAFRFSEKQQKGLALQLGYQLQKVKGLLPKNKGFLAIESSKLEKNKSEIQEVTKVFENNREKIIEELGVVNSKLKTIVAKKEEYAKLGIEQLIERVSQKGSLELTRKNLLDEKQILSSRFLEIQQKYEAQLKQLENRFHEFKNNKQAEKNILTTDFISFKDQISQQYELIFNEVQKQFQEDISRAQQLIKDSEKQITDCKIQLAELKNRPFFAKEIDALHLEIQKLKSAVQEAENTITRSKERKGNLEKEYALEESQLQQDAHRKIERLKERQPILEARINDLENKIGGSKNSFYSWLNKEVPNWTHTIGKVIDEENVLFNTELNPEKLPVIESGLYGISIDTSKINKNVKSVADLENEKIELENEKNTNLQQVESIYAKLQEDLEKLKKKFQPQIKEIKESSLDAEFNRKNSLHQLEIAELSLSEWEEKAKIEREEQTQKAKDQLSVWLENKEKNVESLQNIEQKIREILNLKREEKNLKIKEEENRKNENFRNIELAITQEKEAIAEKEKQIKALQNNELSNQGADTQRISDIDAELKSIAVELTFIEQNTRSIERYRYDKEELFDKEVEFYAHKESLDKNLETITLDFQKNKELLLSEGAALKGKIGELKKTIDLQEQDLTAFEQLSKSSLYRDIEHFLDLFQEGHASDKSCSDIIGQLQQNSISQSNQYVELQESIHKFTGNFKENNIFNFKVKFIHKNEFFEFAEMLQEFIEVNKVKDFISRIEGYFSEIVETISSETSALLSKEGEIIKIIKEINQDFLAKNFVGAIKSMELRAEKSSNTIFQILLELKDFYDENLYNIGLVNLFSGENIAQQNEKVVSLLKQLLKEISISKTKEITLSDSFELQFKIIENDNDTGWVEKLSNVGSEGTDILVKAMINIMLLNVFKERATKKQKGDFQLHCMMDEIGKLHPTNVKGILKFANDRNILLINSSPMSYNAADYRYTYLLSKDKRNATHVKCLLKVRSEALTLVE; encoded by the coding sequence ATGAGATTCCTGAATAAAATTATATTTATCAATAGCGCGGACAGATCCTTAAGATATGCCGAGGTTAACTTAGACGGAAACGTACACTTTACTGGTACACAAGGTGTTGGGAAAAGTACCTTGCTAAGAGCTATTCTCTTCTTTTATAACGCCGACAAACTGAAGCTAGGGATTTCGAGAGAGAAAAAATCTTTTGATGAGTTTTACTTTCCTTATCAAAATTCTTACATCATCTACGAAATCATTACCGAGATCAACACTTTCTGCTTTATTGCTTTTAAAAACCAAGGGCGTGTTGCCTTCAGAATCATAGATAGCGCTTATCAAAAAAATTATTTTCTTGACGATGAAAACAAAGCTTTCGAAAGCTGGGATAAAATTAGAGAAGCCCTGAATAAAGAAGGAATTTGGCATAGTAAAATCATCAATAACTATGAAGAATATCGCAATATCGTTTACGGCAACACCCCAAGTGTGGCAAAGGATTTACAAAAATATTTCCTTATCGAGAGTAAACAATATCAAAACATCCCTAGGACTATTTCCAATGTATTTTTAAATACCAAATTGGATGCTGAGTTCGTTAAAAAAACTATCATCAACTCCATTGATGATAGCGAAGCGAAAATCGACCTAACATTATACTCCCAAGGCCACTTAAAAGACTTCGAAAGTAATATTGAAGACTTAAGAAAATGGACAGAAAAGAATAAAAATGGGGAAATTATCGTCCAAAAGCAAGCTCAACGAATTATAGAAAATTTCCAAGCCTTTAGATTTTCTGAAAAACAACAAAAAGGACTAGCCCTACAACTTGGCTACCAACTCCAAAAAGTAAAAGGCCTACTTCCCAAGAACAAAGGCTTCCTTGCTATAGAAAGCTCTAAGCTTGAAAAAAACAAGTCTGAAATACAAGAAGTGACAAAAGTCTTCGAAAATAATCGTGAAAAGATTATCGAAGAATTGGGAGTGGTAAACTCCAAGCTAAAAACAATTGTTGCGAAAAAGGAAGAATATGCAAAACTAGGAATAGAACAACTTATAGAAAGGGTTTCTCAAAAGGGAAGCTTAGAGCTCACACGCAAAAATTTGCTGGATGAAAAACAAATTTTAAGTTCTCGATTTTTAGAAATTCAACAAAAATATGAAGCTCAGCTCAAGCAGTTAGAAAATCGCTTTCACGAGTTTAAAAACAACAAGCAAGCTGAAAAAAATATTCTGACCACAGATTTCATTTCATTCAAAGACCAAATTTCTCAGCAATATGAGCTTATCTTTAATGAAGTTCAGAAGCAGTTTCAAGAAGATATTAGCAGAGCTCAGCAATTGATTAAAGATTCCGAAAAACAAATCACCGATTGTAAAATTCAACTTGCCGAGCTAAAAAATCGCCCTTTCTTTGCTAAAGAGATAGATGCACTACATTTAGAAATCCAAAAGCTGAAAAGCGCTGTTCAGGAAGCTGAAAATACCATTACCCGATCTAAAGAAAGAAAAGGAAATTTAGAAAAAGAATACGCCTTAGAGGAAAGTCAACTTCAACAAGACGCTCACCGAAAAATAGAGCGCTTAAAAGAACGTCAACCAATTTTGGAGGCGAGAATTAACGATTTAGAAAATAAAATAGGCGGAAGCAAAAACTCATTCTACAGCTGGCTGAACAAGGAAGTCCCTAACTGGACTCATACCATCGGTAAAGTTATTGATGAGGAAAACGTACTCTTCAATACAGAACTGAACCCAGAAAAATTACCTGTTATCGAATCTGGATTGTATGGTATTAGCATCGATACCAGCAAAATCAACAAAAATGTAAAATCGGTAGCCGACTTAGAAAATGAAAAAATAGAACTGGAGAACGAAAAGAATACAAACCTACAGCAAGTAGAAAGTATCTATGCTAAACTTCAGGAGGACTTAGAGAAATTGAAAAAGAAATTTCAACCTCAGATTAAGGAGATTAAAGAGTCCTCTCTCGATGCCGAATTTAACCGTAAAAACAGCCTTCATCAATTAGAAATTGCCGAATTATCCCTTAGCGAATGGGAAGAAAAGGCAAAAATAGAACGTGAAGAGCAAACACAAAAGGCAAAAGATCAGCTATCTGTATGGCTAGAAAATAAAGAAAAAAATGTTGAAAGCCTACAAAATATAGAGCAAAAAATCCGAGAAATCCTCAATTTAAAACGAGAAGAAAAAAATCTTAAAATAAAAGAAGAGGAGAACAGAAAAAACGAAAATTTCAGAAATATAGAGCTGGCTATCACCCAGGAAAAAGAAGCTATTGCTGAAAAAGAAAAGCAAATAAAAGCTCTACAAAACAATGAACTCTCTAACCAAGGGGCAGATACTCAACGTATTTCCGATATAGATGCTGAGCTAAAAAGCATTGCTGTTGAACTAACTTTTATCGAACAAAATACTCGTTCCATAGAGAGATACCGCTATGATAAGGAAGAACTTTTCGATAAAGAGGTGGAATTTTATGCTCATAAAGAAAGTTTAGATAAAAATCTAGAAACCATTACTCTTGATTTCCAAAAAAATAAAGAACTTCTTTTATCAGAAGGTGCTGCCCTAAAAGGAAAAATTGGAGAGCTTAAAAAAACAATAGACCTGCAAGAACAGGATTTAACAGCGTTTGAGCAATTATCTAAATCTAGCTTATACAGAGATATAGAACACTTCCTAGACCTCTTCCAAGAAGGACATGCTAGCGATAAATCGTGCTCCGACATCATTGGGCAACTACAACAAAATAGCATTTCCCAAAGCAATCAATATGTAGAATTACAGGAATCTATCCATAAATTTACAGGTAACTTCAAGGAGAATAACATTTTTAATTTCAAAGTAAAATTCATTCATAAAAATGAGTTTTTTGAATTTGCAGAAATGCTTCAAGAATTTATAGAAGTTAACAAGGTTAAAGACTTTATCTCACGTATCGAAGGGTATTTTTCTGAAATTGTGGAAACGATAAGTAGTGAAACTTCAGCTCTACTTTCTAAAGAAGGTGAAATTATCAAAATCATCAAAGAAATTAACCAAGATTTTCTTGCCAAAAACTTTGTAGGGGCCATCAAAAGTATGGAGCTAAGGGCTGAAAAGAGTTCAAATACCATCTTCCAAATTTTACTAGAATTAAAAGATTTTTACGATGAAAACCTTTATAACATCGGATTGGTCAATTTATTTTCTGGTGAAAATATCGCTCAACAGAATGAGAAAGTAGTCTCCTTGCTAAAGCAGTTGCTTAAAGAAATTAGCATTTCCAAAACCAAGGAAATTACTCTTTCCGATTCTTTCGAGCTTCAATTTAAAATTATAGAAAACGATAACGATACAGGCTGGGTTGAAAAACTAAGCAACGTTGGTTCCGAAGGTACTGATATTTTGGTAAAAGCGATGATTAATATTATGTTGCTGAACGTCTTTAAAGAAAGAGCTACCAAAAAACAAAAAGGAGATTTCCAACTGCATTGCATGATGGATGAAATAGGAAAATTACACCCTACCAATGTAAAAGGAATCCTTAAATTTGCCAACGACCGAAATATCTTGCTCATCAATAGTTCGCCAATGTCTTATAATGCTGCCGACTATCGTTATACCTATCTTTTGTCCAAAGATAAAAGAAATGCAACACATGTAAAATGTTTATTGAAAGTAAGAAGTGAAGCCTTAACTTTGGTAGAATAA